One genomic window of Solanum stenotomum isolate F172 chromosome 9, ASM1918654v1, whole genome shotgun sequence includes the following:
- the LOC125876877 gene encoding butanoate--CoA ligase AAE1-like: MNKFFKTSNIALRLFNRSVQLPASTQRVQQLAGSIESTGESRRLLEGLVTSPANYVPLTPISFLERAADVFRDRTSVVFGSCVKYTWEETHSRCLKLASALVQLGISRGDVVATLAPNVPAMQELHFAVPMAGAVLCTLNTRLDSSMVADLLKHSETKIIFVDQQLLQIAQQALLNLLSKDKTIKPPILILIPESNNSSPPVLDVSNIHEYENLLTSGSSNFTIRWPKTEMDPISVNYTSGTTSSPKGVVYNHRGSYLNTIATFLCHGMGPMPTYLWTVPMFHCNGWCMIWGMAALGGTNVCLRHVSAKNIFKSISINKVTHMSAAPIVLSMMANSSPNDRKPLPHKVEIMTGGSPPPPQILSKMEQLGFGVSHGYGLTETYSAATSCLWKPEWDSLPLEERATLKSRQGVQSLCIEKVDVIDPDTMENVPADGKSMGEIVCRGNTVMSGYLKDVKATKEAFKGGWFHTGDVAVKHPDGYIEIKDRLKDIIISGGENISTLEVEGVLHSHPAVVEAAVVARPDDHWGQTPCAFVKLKEGSKQITSDEIINYCRDHLPHYMTPRAVVFEDLPKTSTGKVQKFILREKAKALGSLFNTERKV; this comes from the exons ATGAATAAATTCTTCAAAACCTCGAATATTGCACTAAGGTTGTTTAACCGATCAGTCCAATTACCCGCATCCACTCAGAGGGTCCAGCAACTTGCTGGGAGTATTGAATCAACGGGTGAGTCCCGAAGATTATTAGAGGGTCTTGTTACAAGTCCAGCAAATTATGTTCCATTGACACCTATAAGTTTTTTGGAGAGAGCAGCAGATGTTTTTCGCGATAGAACTTCGGTTGTGTTTGGGTCTTGTGTGAAGTATACTTGGGAAGAGACACACTCTAGGTGTCTAAAACTTGCCTCTGCTTTAGTTCAGCTTGGAATTTCACGGGGAGATGTG GTTGCAACTCTGGCTCCGAATGTACCAGCAATGCAGGAGTTGCATTTTGCAGTACCAATGGCTGGAGCTGTTCTATGTACGTTAAATACTCGTCTTGATTCATCAATGGTAGCTGATTTGCTCAAACATTCTGAAACCAAGATAATATTTGTTGATCAACAATTGCTCCAAATTGCTCAACAAGCACTACTCAACCTTCTTTCAAAAGACAAAACAATTAAACCACCAATTCTTATATTAATACCCGAATCCAACAATTCATCTCCTCCCGTACTTGATGTATCTAACATTCACGAATATGAAAATCTGTTGACTAGTGGGAGTAGCAATTTTACAATAAGGTGGCCAAAAACTGAAATGGATCCTATTAGTGTTAATTATACTTCTGGCACAACGTCATCACCTAAAGGAGTTGTGTACAATCACAGAGGTTCATATCTTAATACTATTGCTACTTTTCTCTGTCATGGCATGGGTCCGATGCCAACGTACCTTTGGACAGTTCCAATGTTTCACTGCAATGGATGGTGCATGATTTGGGGAATGGCTGCACTTGGTGGCACAAATGTTTGTCTTAGACATGTCTCCgcgaaaaatatatttaaaagtatttCTATCAACAAGGTTACACATATGAGTGCAGCACCAATTGTCTTGAGTATGATGGCAAATTCTTCACCAAATGACAGGAAGCCACTTCCCCATAAGGTCGAAATAATGACAGGCGGATCACCACCGCCTCCacaaattctttccaaaatggAGCAACTCGGATTTGGAGTATCCCATGGATATGGACTAACAGAAACTTATAGTGCTGCTACGAGTTGCTTGTGGAAGCCTGAGTGGGATTCTTTGCCCCTTGAAGAACGGGCCACGCTTAAATCAAGACAAGGGGTGCAAAGTCTTTGTATTGAAAAAGTTGACGTTATAGACCCCGATACCATGGAAAATGTGCCAGCTGATGGAAAAAGCATGGGTGAGATTGTGTGCAGAGGGAATACTGTGATGAGTGGATATTTGAAAGATGTTAAAGCAACTAAAGAAGCTTTTAAAGGCGGATGGTTTCATACTGGTGATGTTGCAGTGAAACATCCAGATGGGTATATAGAAATTAAGGATCGGCTGAAAGATATTATAATTTCTGGAGGTGAAAACATAAGCACACTCGAAGTGGAAGGAGTTTTACATAGTCACCCAGCAGTTGTTGAGGCAGCAGTAGTCGCACGACCAGATGATCATTGGGGACAAACACCTTGTGCATTCGTGAAGCTGAAAGAAGGATCTAAACAAATAACTTCAGATGAAATAATCAATTATTGTAGGGATCATTTGCCACATTACATGACGCCTCGAGCAGTCGTTTTTGAAGATTTACCAAAAACTTCAACTGGCAAGGTACAAAAATTCATCTTGAGAGAGAAAGCAAAAGCTTTGGGCAGTCTTTTCAACACTGAAAGAAAAGTGTAA